Proteins encoded together in one bacterium window:
- a CDS encoding WD40 repeat domain-containing protein, with amino-acid sequence MSKILLYKIFVRMFLIMSMVPTHSSAVVVGSNTAVSRQAFTTFPVADVDNEVRGFTSMTQGFAIEDGNASCIYNAYFPVEQTICLGGGTLSLSEDLVLSNTTIIIGLVPTIGRFLGGNGQSIKFPAAVDSLTIPLVSFLPKSLVSTTTNAAISSIDWSPDSKYIAVGLAQNAGAEMLIYYFDGTTLTMTNALSTGAPVGQTVDQGVTVVRWHPFDNYIAFGTTEDLGDDFVIGKLNVSNGQFTSPDGGWLTGICKTIGWHPAGDYLVVGSSNLAKELILYKFDRAMGTFNTNPGGIFDFDITTPVNGAATSADSLSWAPGGNLFAVGTTALLVMNFSPSPSLSLNSNVNLGIAINAVDWSPTGTYIAAGLAASNETLRIYAHNAANSTLTEIKTAYVGLSTAVTSLQWDSTGTFLRVGNASPALLRTYYFDQTSLTLTLIDVVSAVGATTVRWSPNDQYLADANNLTLNIRKVYTTLPLTFENVRLIFSSDVIINKQWKFKGTCDVVATGGVLSFAREGSILLAPGTNLTFDGVTLSSVGGSNISCMDNAGTVTFRNSQLFFSREFSFSTGSMGFESEVMFSGTVKINYTTRMTSTIGSGATWALDQGISFSYAPAIARKTLIRLEDPTSMWYLNGTTIFSTVTGLQLSRGTLVVDNHVTLSSQARNSGEAMILSNNLNVNILSGGLLDIYGFVRYS; translated from the coding sequence ATGAGTAAAATATTGTTGTATAAAATATTCGTACGCATGTTCTTAATCATGAGCATGGTCCCAACTCATAGTTCGGCAGTGGTTGTTGGCTCTAATACGGCTGTATCACGACAAGCATTTACCACCTTTCCTGTTGCTGATGTGGACAATGAAGTGCGTGGTTTTACTTCAATGACACAAGGTTTTGCGATAGAAGATGGTAATGCCTCGTGTATTTATAATGCGTATTTTCCCGTTGAACAAACCATATGTTTGGGCGGCGGCACGTTATCGTTATCTGAAGATCTAGTACTTTCTAATACAACAATAATTATAGGTCTTGTGCCAACCATAGGGCGTTTTTTGGGTGGCAATGGCCAATCGATTAAATTTCCTGCAGCGGTTGATAGTTTGACGATCCCGCTTGTTTCTTTCTTGCCAAAAAGTCTGGTGAGTACTACTACCAACGCGGCCATTAGTTCTATCGACTGGTCTCCCGATAGCAAATATATTGCGGTGGGGCTTGCTCAAAATGCTGGGGCAGAAATGCTGATCTATTATTTTGATGGGACTACGTTAACAATGACTAATGCGCTCAGTACAGGTGCACCTGTTGGGCAGACTGTCGATCAAGGCGTTACTGTTGTGCGTTGGCATCCATTTGATAATTATATTGCTTTTGGAACAACAGAAGATTTGGGAGATGATTTTGTTATTGGTAAACTTAATGTTTCTAACGGACAGTTTACGTCGCCCGATGGTGGCTGGTTGACGGGGATTTGTAAAACAATTGGTTGGCACCCTGCAGGCGACTATTTGGTTGTTGGGAGTTCAAATTTAGCCAAAGAGCTTATTTTGTATAAGTTTGATCGTGCGATGGGCACCTTTAATACTAATCCTGGCGGTATTTTTGACTTTGATATTACAACGCCCGTTAATGGTGCGGCGACGAGTGCGGATTCGTTGAGTTGGGCCCCCGGTGGTAATTTGTTTGCGGTTGGGACTACGGCGTTACTTGTTATGAATTTTAGTCCTAGTCCATCGCTTTCTTTGAATTCAAATGTCAATCTTGGCATTGCTATTAATGCGGTTGATTGGTCGCCCACAGGGACGTACATAGCGGCCGGGCTTGCTGCTTCAAATGAAACATTACGTATTTATGCACATAATGCTGCGAATAGTACCTTGACAGAAATCAAGACAGCGTATGTTGGTTTGAGTACGGCAGTTACGTCGCTGCAATGGGATAGTACCGGCACTTTTTTGCGCGTTGGTAATGCGAGCCCCGCGCTGTTGCGTACTTATTATTTTGATCAAACTAGTTTGACGCTAACCTTGATTGATGTGGTGAGTGCTGTTGGTGCAACGACGGTGCGATGGTCGCCCAATGATCAATATTTGGCAGATGCTAATAATCTGACTTTGAACATTAGAAAAGTTTATACAACCTTGCCGTTAACATTTGAAAATGTTCGCTTAATTTTTTCTTCCGATGTAATTATTAACAAGCAATGGAAGTTTAAGGGAACATGCGATGTGGTGGCAACGGGCGGAGTGCTTTCATTTGCAAGAGAGGGCTCCATTTTGTTAGCGCCTGGTACCAATCTGACGTTTGATGGCGTTACACTGAGTAGTGTTGGCGGTAGCAACATAAGTTGTATGGACAATGCCGGTACGGTTACGTTTAGAAATTCACAACTTTTCTTTTCGAGAGAGTTTTCGTTTTCAACCGGTTCTATGGGATTTGAATCAGAAGTAATGTTTTCAGGAACCGTAAAAATTAATTATACAACGCGCATGACCAGTACCATTGGTTCAGGTGCAACATGGGCACTGGATCAAGGAATATCATTTAGTTATGCGCCGGCAATTGCGCGCAAAACATTAATTCGCTTGGAAGACCCAACATCGATGTGGTATTTAAATGGTACGACTATTTTTTCAACCGTTACGGGTCTTCAGTTGTCGCGTGGCACATTGGTAGTTGATAATCATGTGACGTTGAGCAGCCAAGCGCGCAACAGCGGTGAAGCAATGATTTTAAGTAATAATTTGAATGTAAATATTTTGAGTGGTGGTCTGTTGGATATTTATGGCTTTGTTCGTTATAGCTAA
- a CDS encoding WD40 repeat domain-containing protein, with protein MNMVLTHSAAVVIGSNTVVARQAFTTFPVADADNEVRGFTSMTQGFALEDGANSCIYNAYFPVEQTICLGGGTLSLSEDLVLSNTTLNFGLIPTIGRFLGVNGQSIKFPTAVDNLTIPLVSFLPQAIASITAPAAINSIDWSPDGSYIAATINYLSPNTNVMIFNFNGLSLSLTSSVYIQPYDGLCTRWNPVYTQYVGYCGMDNPNGNDTWISNFNKVAGTLVASQGAYLTGTGPAMAWHPSGNYLIVSSTHPGREIGLFQFLSNTGTFTAQPFTSLNFPLGAGNKPAASADSISFAPGGNLFAIGTVHPSTGASLFIMNFSPSPSLSLNTSIDTGAAVNAVDWSSTGTYIAVGLTATNERLRIYAHNAASSTLTEIKTAHVGLSTAVTSLEWDNTGTFLRVGNASPALLRTYYFDKGSLTLTLIDVVSAVGATTVRWSHNATYLADATGTTLNVRKVNTTLPLIFHNVRLIFSSDVIINKQWKFKGTCDVVATGGTLSFASGGSILLAPGTNLTFDGVTLSSVGGSNISCMDNAGTVTFRNSHLFFSREFSFSTGSMGFESEVMFSGTVKINYTTRMTSTVGSGATWALDQGMSFSYAPAIARKTLIRLEDPTSMWYLNGTTIFSTVTGLQLSRGTLVVDNHVTLSSQARNSGEAMILSNNLNVNILSGGLLDIYGFIRYS; from the coding sequence ATGAACATGGTACTAACTCATAGTGCTGCGGTTGTTATCGGCTCTAATACGGTTGTTGCACGTCAAGCTTTTACGACATTTCCTGTTGCTGATGCTGACAATGAAGTGCGTGGCTTTACGTCAATGACGCAAGGATTTGCGCTAGAAGATGGTGCTAATTCATGTATTTATAATGCCTATTTTCCGGTTGAGCAGACTATTTGTTTGGGTGGTGGGACCTTATCGTTATCAGAAGATTTAGTGCTATCAAATACAACACTTAATTTTGGTCTTATCCCAACCATTGGGCGTTTTCTGGGTGTTAATGGTCAGTCGATTAAATTTCCTACCGCGGTTGATAATTTAACCATTCCACTTGTTTCTTTTCTTCCTCAGGCGATAGCATCGATTACGGCGCCTGCCGCTATTAATTCGATTGATTGGTCGCCTGATGGTAGCTACATTGCGGCGACCATTAATTATCTTTCGCCAAATACCAATGTGATGATTTTTAATTTTAATGGGTTATCGTTGTCGCTTACCAGTTCTGTTTATATTCAGCCTTATGATGGGCTGTGTACGCGTTGGAATCCGGTTTATACGCAATATGTTGGCTACTGTGGCATGGATAATCCCAATGGTAATGATACGTGGATTTCAAATTTTAACAAAGTGGCAGGAACGTTAGTTGCGTCTCAGGGAGCATATCTTACCGGTACTGGTCCCGCCATGGCGTGGCATCCTTCGGGAAATTATTTGATTGTGAGCAGCACGCATCCTGGACGAGAAATTGGTCTGTTTCAGTTTCTTTCTAACACGGGTACTTTTACCGCGCAGCCATTTACGAGTTTGAACTTTCCTCTTGGCGCTGGTAATAAGCCAGCAGCGAGTGCCGATTCGATATCGTTTGCTCCGGGCGGAAATCTTTTTGCTATTGGTACCGTTCATCCATCAACGGGTGCGTCGTTATTTATTATGAATTTTAGTCCTAGTCCATCACTTTCTTTGAATACCAGTATTGATACCGGAGCTGCCGTAAACGCGGTTGATTGGTCGTCAACAGGTACGTACATTGCGGTAGGGCTTACTGCTACTAATGAAAGATTACGCATTTATGCACATAATGCTGCTAGTAGTACCTTAACAGAAATCAAGACGGCGCATGTTGGTTTGAGTACGGCAGTAACATCGCTGGAGTGGGACAATACCGGAACTTTTTTGCGTGTTGGTAATGCGAGTCCTGCGCTATTGCGCACATATTATTTTGACAAGGGTAGTTTGACGTTGACATTGATTGATGTGGTTAGTGCGGTTGGTGCTACAACAGTTCGTTGGTCGCATAATGCTACGTATTTAGCAGATGCTACCGGGACTACGTTGAATGTGCGCAAAGTTAACACAACGCTACCTTTGATATTTCACAATGTTCGTTTAATTTTTTCTTCAGACGTAATTATTAATAAACAATGGAAATTTAAAGGAACATGTGATGTGGTGGCGACGGGTGGTACGCTGTCATTTGCAAGTGGGGGTTCTATTTTGTTGGCACCAGGTACCAATTTGACGTTTGATGGTGTCACGCTGAGCAGTGTTGGCGGCAGCAACATCAGTTGTATGGACAATGCCGGAACCGTGACTTTTAGAAATTCACACCTTTTCTTTTCACGTGAATTTTCGTTTTCAACGGGCTCTATGGGGTTTGAATCAGAAGTAATGTTTTCAGGAACGGTAAAAATTAATTATACAACGCGCATGACAAGCACGGTTGGTTCAGGAGCAACATGGGCGCTGGATCAAGGAATGTCATTTAGCTATGCGCCGGCAATTGCGCGTAAAACATTAATTCGCTTGGAAGATCCAACATCGATGTGGTATTTAAATGGTACGACTATTTTTTCAACGGTTACCGGCCTTCAATTATCACGTGGTACGTTGGTGGTTGATAATCATGTGACGTTGAGTAGTCAAGCGCGTAACAGTGGCGAGGCAATGATTTTAAGTAATAATTTGAATGTTAATATTTTGAGTGGTGGGCTGTTAGATATTTATGGCTTTATTCGTTATAGTTAA